One part of the Hydrogenobacter sp. T-2 genome encodes these proteins:
- the ftsY gene encoding signal recognition particle-docking protein FtsY, which produces MFFWRKTEEEKLAERGDKNAILTLIEKGKKDKAIEILERFKENPELRGLLFRLYMEEGKYYYAYQLIEHYDPELATAKEKALIYERVGELEKSATEYAKLGDWESLKRAGLLLYEAKKPERALELLNRSLKLAPALKRQEVEEVIRRIQEELGLIQRESFLEKLKKGLKKTKEAVEFGILFAGRKIDEELFEELEEKLIKADVGAKVSLQMVEELRKEAIRRNLKTSDQLAGLLKGLLLSQISKCEGTLKEPHEGITLYLFLGVNGSGKTTTIGKLAYRFVKEGKRVLLVAGDTFRSAAIEQLEVWAQRSGADIFKKHEGADPASVVYEALQKATSEGYQVVLVDTAGRLHTKEPLIRELRKIRDVIKRFLPQEPTETLLVLDATIGQNSIQQAKVFKEAVEVSGLILTKLDGSAKGGAIVPICRELGIPVKLIGVGEGIEDLQPFVADAFIEELIS; this is translated from the coding sequence ATGTTTTTCTGGAGGAAGACAGAAGAAGAAAAGCTTGCGGAAAGGGGCGACAAGAACGCCATACTGACCCTAATAGAAAAGGGCAAAAAGGACAAGGCTATTGAGATATTGGAAAGGTTTAAGGAGAACCCAGAGCTAAGAGGCTTGTTATTCAGACTATACATGGAGGAGGGCAAATACTACTATGCTTACCAGCTTATAGAACACTATGACCCTGAGCTTGCAACCGCCAAAGAAAAGGCTCTTATATATGAGAGGGTGGGAGAGTTAGAAAAGTCCGCCACAGAGTATGCAAAGCTGGGAGATTGGGAGAGTTTAAAAAGGGCAGGTCTTTTGCTCTATGAGGCAAAAAAGCCAGAAAGGGCTCTTGAACTCTTAAACCGTTCTCTAAAACTTGCACCAGCCCTTAAAAGGCAGGAGGTAGAGGAGGTCATAAGAAGGATACAGGAGGAGCTAGGTCTTATACAAAGGGAGAGCTTTCTGGAAAAGCTCAAAAAGGGTCTGAAAAAGACAAAGGAAGCGGTAGAGTTTGGCATACTCTTTGCAGGTAGGAAGATAGACGAGGAGCTCTTTGAAGAGCTTGAGGAAAAACTCATTAAGGCTGACGTGGGTGCTAAGGTCTCTCTGCAGATGGTGGAGGAGCTAAGAAAGGAAGCCATAAGGAGAAATCTCAAGACCTCAGACCAACTGGCTGGACTTTTGAAGGGTCTACTTCTTTCACAGATAAGTAAGTGTGAGGGCACGCTCAAGGAGCCTCACGAAGGGATAACCCTCTATCTCTTTCTTGGTGTAAACGGCTCAGGAAAGACAACTACCATAGGAAAGCTTGCCTACAGGTTTGTAAAGGAAGGTAAAAGGGTTCTCCTCGTGGCGGGAGATACCTTTAGGTCCGCCGCTATTGAACAGCTTGAGGTGTGGGCTCAGAGAAGTGGTGCGGACATATTCAAAAAGCACGAAGGTGCAGACCCCGCTTCTGTAGTATACGAAGCCTTGCAAAAGGCTACCTCGGAGGGTTATCAGGTTGTGCTTGTAGACACCGCTGGCAGGCTTCACACAAAAGAGCCTCTTATAAGAGAGCTTAGGAAGATAAGGGATGTGATTAAGAGGTTTTTACCGCAAGAGCCTACAGAAACTCTGCTCGTGTTGGATGCAACCATCGGTCAAAACTCCATACAACAGGCAAAGGTTTTCAAAGAGGCGGTTGAGGTAAGTGGACTAATTCTCACAAAGCTTGATGGCTCTGCCAAAGGTGGTGCAATAGTGCCCATATGTAGGGAGCTTGGCATTCCAGTAAAGCTCATAGGTGTAGGCGAAGGCATAGAAGACCTACAGCCCTTCGTGGCGGATGCCTTTATAGAAGAGTTAATCTCTTAG
- the lon gene encoding endopeptidase La, whose protein sequence is MFPEELIKVPEVPKEVFEVPVMPLRDLVVFPTMVVPLFVGRSFSIRAIEEALKRDRLIFLVLQKDKSTENPKMEDLYTIGTIAHIVRSAPIEENRLKILVQGIKRARLVEYKQSGDYYVAKVQPIEEVEPDPETLSSEVKAYIRSVKEQLDTAVSLGKQIIPDLLMLIREIEEPGRLADLTASILDIKASEAQQVLETLDPVERLKLVYQYLQSEIGLLEVQSKIRGVAREKIEKEQREYFLRQQLKAILEELGEGDERRAEIEEYKKKLSKLRIPKESKEEIEKQIRRLEKLHPESAEAGVLRTWLEWVLDLPWDKSTRDRYDLDKAREILDRDHYNLEKVKDRIIEYLAVKKLTKGKSHAVQILCFVGPPGVGKTSLGRSIAESLGRKFIRIALGGIRDEAEIRGHRRTYVGAMPGRIIQAIKQGGTKNPLIVLDEVDKLSLSFQGDPAAALLEVLDPEQNKNFVDLYIGLPFDLSEVFFICTANRVDTIPRPLLDRMELIHLSGYSEEEKVFIAKNHLLPKLLPEHGFRETEVHFSADALLEVIRGYTRESGVRNLQRQLSSILRKLALRKLRGEKLPFEVKAQDIKGFLGVAKRHTISEEKPMVGIAVGLAWTEVGGEIMIIEATKFKGKGGLILTGSLGDVMKESAQAALSYIKSKAEDYSIDPEVFSNYDVHVHVPEGAVPKDGPSAGITLAVALLSLFTGKQVRTDIAMTGEITLRGRVLPIGGLKEKILAAKRAGIYEVILPSKNKDEVMEDLPEYVREKMNLHFVDHLDEVFGIIFGKT, encoded by the coding sequence ATGTTTCCAGAGGAGCTCATAAAGGTTCCAGAGGTCCCTAAGGAGGTTTTTGAAGTTCCTGTGATGCCTTTGAGGGACCTTGTGGTTTTTCCCACTATGGTGGTGCCTCTTTTTGTGGGTAGGAGCTTCTCCATAAGAGCTATAGAGGAGGCACTAAAAAGAGACAGGCTCATATTTTTGGTTTTGCAAAAGGATAAAAGCACAGAAAATCCTAAGATGGAAGACCTCTACACAATTGGCACTATAGCCCATATAGTCCGTTCCGCACCCATAGAGGAAAACAGGCTAAAGATACTGGTGCAAGGCATAAAAAGAGCAAGGCTTGTAGAATACAAACAATCTGGAGACTACTATGTGGCAAAAGTCCAACCTATAGAAGAAGTTGAGCCAGACCCAGAAACCCTCTCAAGCGAAGTCAAGGCATACATAAGGTCTGTAAAGGAACAGCTTGATACCGCTGTGTCTCTTGGCAAACAGATAATACCAGACTTGCTTATGCTTATAAGAGAGATTGAAGAGCCTGGAAGGCTTGCGGACTTAACTGCTTCCATATTAGACATAAAGGCGTCAGAAGCACAGCAGGTGTTAGAGACCCTTGACCCTGTGGAGAGGTTAAAGCTTGTCTATCAGTATCTCCAGAGCGAGATAGGTCTTTTGGAAGTCCAAAGCAAAATAAGAGGCGTAGCCAGAGAGAAGATAGAGAAGGAGCAAAGGGAATACTTCTTGAGGCAACAACTTAAGGCGATCTTGGAAGAGCTCGGTGAGGGTGATGAGCGTAGGGCGGAGATAGAGGAATATAAAAAGAAACTTAGCAAGCTAAGGATTCCAAAAGAATCAAAGGAGGAAATAGAAAAGCAGATAAGAAGGCTTGAAAAGCTACATCCCGAGTCCGCAGAGGCTGGAGTCCTTAGGACTTGGCTTGAGTGGGTGCTTGACCTGCCTTGGGATAAAAGCACAAGGGATCGCTATGACCTTGACAAGGCACGGGAAATCCTTGACAGAGACCACTACAACCTTGAGAAGGTAAAAGATAGGATAATAGAATATCTTGCGGTCAAGAAGCTCACAAAGGGCAAAAGCCATGCGGTGCAGATACTTTGCTTTGTGGGTCCACCTGGGGTTGGGAAAACTTCGCTGGGAAGGTCTATAGCAGAGTCCCTTGGCAGAAAATTTATCCGAATAGCCCTGGGTGGTATAAGGGATGAGGCAGAGATAAGAGGTCACAGAAGAACCTACGTGGGTGCCATGCCCGGCAGAATAATACAGGCAATAAAGCAAGGAGGGACAAAGAATCCTCTTATAGTCCTTGATGAGGTAGATAAGCTCTCCCTTTCCTTTCAGGGTGACCCTGCGGCTGCACTTCTTGAGGTGCTTGACCCAGAGCAGAACAAAAACTTCGTAGACCTATACATAGGGCTTCCTTTTGACCTCTCTGAGGTCTTTTTTATATGCACCGCAAACCGTGTGGATACCATACCAAGACCTCTTTTAGACAGAATGGAACTTATACATCTCTCAGGCTACTCAGAAGAGGAAAAGGTCTTTATAGCCAAGAACCATCTATTGCCAAAGCTACTTCCAGAGCATGGCTTTAGGGAAACAGAGGTGCACTTTAGCGCTGATGCCTTGCTTGAGGTTATAAGGGGATACACAAGGGAGTCTGGAGTGAGAAACCTACAGCGACAGCTCAGCTCCATACTTAGGAAATTAGCCCTCAGGAAGTTAAGGGGTGAAAAACTGCCCTTTGAGGTAAAGGCTCAGGATATAAAGGGATTTCTTGGTGTGGCTAAAAGGCACACCATCTCCGAAGAAAAACCTATGGTGGGTATAGCGGTGGGGCTTGCCTGGACAGAGGTAGGGGGTGAGATAATGATTATTGAAGCAACGAAGTTTAAAGGCAAAGGAGGTCTTATACTCACCGGCTCTCTGGGAGATGTTATGAAAGAATCCGCACAGGCTGCACTCTCCTATATAAAGTCAAAGGCGGAGGACTATAGCATAGATCCAGAGGTCTTTTCAAACTATGACGTGCATGTGCATGTTCCTGAGGGTGCAGTGCCCAAGGATGGTCCCTCTGCGGGTATAACCCTTGCGGTAGCCTTGCTTTCTCTCTTTACAGGAAAACAAGTAAGAACGGATATAGCTATGACTGGAGAGATTACCCTAAGAGGAAGAGTCCTACCAATAGGGGGTCTAAAGGAGAAAATATTGGCGGCAAAGAGGGCTGGCATATACGAGGTTATACTTCCCTCAAAGAATAAGGATGAGGTGATGGAGGACTTGCCAGAGTATGTAAGGGAGAAGATGAATTTGCATTTTGTAGACCATCTTGACGAGGTTTTTGGTATAATATTTGGCAAAACCTAA
- the rpsU gene encoding 30S ribosomal protein S21 — MENEPFEKAFKRFKRIVEKEGILTEVKRRQFYEKPSEKKKRKERQARKRIIKALKKRSLL; from the coding sequence ATGGAAAACGAGCCTTTTGAGAAGGCCTTTAAAAGGTTTAAGAGGATAGTAGAAAAAGAAGGCATACTTACAGAGGTAAAGAGAAGACAGTTCTACGAAAAACCCAGCGAGAAGAAGAAGAGAAAGGAAAGACAGGCGAGGAAGAGAATAATCAAGGCTCTGAAGAAGAGAAGTCTTCTTTAA
- a CDS encoding flagellar brake protein, with product MNYQGGFETFREATKYMFRSPSPSDVLFVVLLFSLAVGFLIILPYLWSRYRAKIDLKKDFFNTGRSLGLEKEEIELLWRCADITKEPLKILQTKAVFEKCISRLVKEDASKIEMATQIRKKLRFDSLPWFLPLSNTKDIELYQTGFITYENNAYGSAVWEKNELELHIAILDTPLRPIQSGEKVKFSFLREGDGRYYFQGDVLRTYRDGTKLIIVLPHTDQLSKIQLRESLRWKVKIPAKAYIYKDANALSLEEPEDFIEGTIEDLSIQGIKLCFSGFLEARVEQKVYLYFDLKSHPIRALGTVRNVRSGTSKTCLGIKFENLSKADEDYIRKFIIEEQRELLRAYKMGELKEDFSSSEP from the coding sequence ATGAACTATCAGGGAGGGTTTGAAACCTTTAGGGAAGCGACTAAGTATATGTTTAGGTCTCCGAGCCCTTCTGATGTGCTTTTTGTGGTTTTACTTTTTTCTCTCGCAGTAGGGTTTCTCATTATCCTTCCATATCTTTGGTCAAGATACAGGGCTAAGATAGACCTCAAAAAGGACTTTTTTAATACAGGGAGGTCTTTAGGACTTGAAAAGGAAGAGATTGAGCTTCTCTGGAGATGTGCAGACATAACAAAAGAGCCTCTCAAAATATTGCAGACCAAGGCAGTGTTTGAAAAGTGTATCTCAAGACTTGTAAAGGAAGATGCATCAAAGATAGAAATGGCAACCCAAATAAGAAAAAAGCTAAGGTTTGACAGCCTTCCTTGGTTTTTACCTCTAAGTAACACAAAGGACATAGAACTTTATCAGACAGGATTCATAACTTATGAAAACAACGCCTACGGTTCTGCTGTATGGGAAAAGAATGAGCTTGAACTGCACATTGCCATACTCGATACGCCTCTTAGACCTATACAGTCCGGGGAAAAGGTTAAGTTTTCCTTTCTTAGAGAAGGTGACGGCAGGTATTATTTTCAAGGCGATGTGCTAAGAACTTACAGAGATGGGACAAAGCTAATTATAGTGCTACCTCATACAGACCAGCTGTCAAAAATCCAGTTAAGAGAAAGTCTTCGTTGGAAGGTGAAAATACCTGCAAAGGCATATATATACAAAGATGCCAATGCACTCTCACTTGAGGAGCCAGAGGACTTTATAGAAGGCACCATAGAAGATTTGAGTATTCAGGGTATAAAACTTTGCTTCTCGGGTTTTTTAGAGGCAAGGGTAGAGCAGAAAGTTTACCTTTACTTTGATCTCAAGTCCCATCCTATAAGGGCTTTGGGAACTGTAAGGAATGTAAGGAGTGGCACAAGCAAAACATGCCTTGGCATAAAGTTTGAAAATCTTAGCAAGGCGGATGAAGACTATATAAGAAAGTTTATAATAGAAGAACAGAGAGAGCTACTAAGAGCCTACAAAATGGGCGAACTTAAAGAAGACTTCTCTTCTTCAGAGCCTTGA
- the trxB gene encoding thioredoxin-disulfide reductase → MVELSEDIFYDCVIVGGGPAGLTAGLYCARAKLNTLLFEKGTLGGQIAITDLVENYPGFPEGISGKELTKKFREQAERFGLRILKKEVIKIDKIGKEIVLHLRTGELIRSKTVILAVGSNPRRLGVPGEEEFLNRGVSYCATCDGALFEGVPIAVIGGGDSATQESLFLTRFASKVYLVHRRDQLRAQKHLQEKVFSNPKITFVPNKVVEEIKGGDFVEKLLLRDAKDNSFSELPVDGVFIFIGLEPNTGFLKGTIDLDDKDYIITDQRMRTSMEGVFAAGDCRSGATGQVAVAVGEGCISAIEAERYIEENF, encoded by the coding sequence ATGGTGGAGCTTTCTGAGGATATATTCTATGATTGTGTTATAGTAGGTGGTGGTCCTGCGGGTTTGACCGCAGGGCTTTACTGTGCAAGGGCAAAGCTTAACACTCTTCTTTTTGAAAAGGGAACACTTGGTGGGCAGATAGCCATCACAGACTTAGTGGAAAACTACCCGGGCTTTCCAGAGGGTATAAGTGGCAAGGAGCTTACAAAAAAGTTTAGAGAGCAAGCGGAAAGGTTTGGTCTGCGGATACTCAAAAAAGAGGTCATAAAAATAGATAAGATTGGGAAGGAAATAGTTCTTCATTTGAGAACGGGCGAGCTTATTAGAAGCAAGACTGTTATACTTGCCGTAGGCTCAAATCCAAGAAGGCTTGGAGTCCCGGGAGAAGAGGAGTTTTTAAACAGAGGTGTTTCTTACTGTGCTACCTGTGATGGTGCTCTCTTTGAGGGAGTTCCTATAGCAGTAATTGGAGGTGGAGACTCAGCCACACAGGAGAGCCTTTTTCTAACAAGGTTTGCCAGCAAGGTTTACCTCGTTCACAGAAGAGACCAACTCAGGGCTCAAAAGCATCTCCAGGAGAAGGTTTTTTCAAACCCAAAGATAACCTTTGTACCAAACAAGGTGGTAGAAGAGATAAAAGGTGGCGATTTTGTGGAAAAGCTACTCCTGAGAGACGCAAAGGACAACAGCTTCTCTGAACTCCCAGTAGATGGCGTATTTATTTTCATAGGTCTTGAGCCCAACACAGGTTTCCTTAAAGGAACTATAGACCTTGACGATAAGGATTATATAATAACCGACCAAAGGATGAGGACCTCTATGGAAGGAGTTTTTGCCGCGGGTGACTGCAGAAGCGGAGCAACGGGTCAGGTAGCTGTAGCTGTTGGAGAAGGTTGTATATCCGCCATAGAGGCGGAAAGGTATATAGAAGAAAATTTTTAA
- the trxA gene encoding thioredoxin yields MAVIVLTESNWQAEVITSDKPVVVDFWAPWCGPCRIIAPIVEELAMEMGDKVKFGKLNTDENPNIAMRYGIRAIPTIMLFKNGEVVDTRIGVQPKEALRQMISSHL; encoded by the coding sequence ATGGCGGTAATAGTTCTCACAGAAAGCAACTGGCAAGCGGAGGTTATCACTTCTGACAAGCCTGTGGTGGTGGACTTCTGGGCTCCTTGGTGCGGACCCTGTAGGATAATAGCTCCTATAGTAGAGGAGCTGGCGATGGAAATGGGAGATAAGGTAAAGTTTGGCAAGTTAAACACTGACGAAAATCCCAACATAGCCATGAGGTATGGCATAAGGGCAATACCAACAATAATGCTCTTTAAGAACGGTGAAGTGGTGGACACACGCATTGGAGTCCAACCAAAAGAAGCTCTCAGACAGATGATTAGCAGCCACTTGTGA
- a CDS encoding ArsR/SmtB family transcription factor → MQVEMLSEEKLEEWAEFLKALAHPIRLRIVAVLIEGKQCVKNLSDLLHTSQPNVSQHLSILRSRGIVGCKRDGSIVCYYIKDERVVKIYEILSKEV, encoded by the coding sequence ATGCAAGTGGAGATGCTAAGCGAAGAAAAGTTAGAGGAGTGGGCAGAGTTTTTAAAGGCATTGGCTCATCCCATCAGACTAAGGATAGTGGCAGTGCTTATTGAAGGCAAGCAGTGTGTGAAAAACCTTAGCGACCTTCTACATACCTCACAGCCTAATGTTTCTCAACACTTGAGTATACTCAGGAGCAGAGGCATAGTAGGATGTAAAAGGGATGGGTCTATAGTGTGCTATTACATCAAAGATGAAAGGGTGGTAAAAATCTACGAAATACTTAGCAAGGAGGTGTAA
- a CDS encoding YdcH family protein, whose amino-acid sequence MTREEAIQKLLQENKEFRYHYEKHHELDAQVDKLEKHHPMTHELEMEIEKLKRERLYHKDMMEKILNDYLKGNS is encoded by the coding sequence ATGACCAGAGAGGAGGCTATTCAAAAACTTCTCCAAGAAAACAAGGAGTTTAGGTATCACTACGAAAAGCACCATGAACTTGATGCACAGGTGGACAAACTGGAAAAACATCATCCCATGACCCATGAACTGGAGATGGAAATAGAAAAACTAAAGAGGGAAAGGCTATACCACAAGGATATGATGGAAAAGATACTAAACGATTATCTTAAGGGAAACTCATGA
- a CDS encoding secondary thiamine-phosphate synthase enzyme YjbQ — protein sequence MKSYTAYLTFNTKNRRELIRITDQVKKIVEESGIREGLCLVSSMHLTASVIIQDDEEGLHEDIWKWLENLAPYKKDYKHHKTGEDNADAHLKNLLTHLQVVLPITNGKLDLGPWQEIFYAEFDGQRNKRTIVKVIGV from the coding sequence ATGAAAAGCTATACCGCATATTTGACCTTTAACACAAAAAACAGAAGAGAGCTTATAAGGATAACAGACCAAGTAAAAAAGATAGTGGAAGAGTCCGGCATAAGAGAAGGTCTTTGTCTCGTATCTTCCATGCACCTTACCGCTTCTGTGATAATTCAAGATGACGAAGAGGGGCTTCACGAGGATATATGGAAATGGTTAGAAAACCTCGCACCCTATAAGAAGGACTACAAACATCACAAGACAGGTGAGGACAACGCTGACGCTCATCTTAAAAACCTTTTAACTCACCTCCAGGTAGTTTTGCCAATTACCAACGGAAAACTTGACCTTGGACCTTGGCAGGAGATATTCTATGCGGAGTTTGACGGACAAAGGAACAAAAGGACGATAGTCAAAGTAATAGGTGTTTAA
- a CDS encoding 7-cyano-7-deazaguanine synthase, whose protein sequence is MNVHKVVVLFSGGVESTCMLYMYLKKGWLVYPVYVKAGYPWESLEFERAKGLWLYTKKKYKNLMPLRVLTTLNPERVKDRKHDKNLFIPLRNINLVAMAGNYALLKGIKCVAIGSLGIYPFPDNNADYMKRLQSLINVELLTPFMGMEKHEVIRGFSEGVPLDKTLSCIRPKKSMGKIIPCGVCEKCKERQEALKHLLL, encoded by the coding sequence GTGAATGTTCATAAGGTAGTGGTGCTCTTTAGTGGAGGTGTGGAAAGCACATGCATGCTATACATGTATTTAAAAAAGGGTTGGCTCGTTTATCCTGTTTATGTAAAGGCAGGATATCCTTGGGAAAGCCTTGAATTTGAAAGGGCAAAAGGTCTGTGGCTCTATACGAAGAAAAAATACAAAAACCTAATGCCACTAAGAGTTTTAACCACGTTAAATCCAGAAAGGGTAAAGGATAGAAAGCATGATAAGAACCTTTTTATTCCTCTCAGAAACATAAACCTTGTTGCTATGGCGGGAAACTATGCATTGCTAAAAGGAATAAAATGCGTAGCCATAGGCAGTTTGGGCATATATCCCTTTCCTGACAACAACGCGGACTATATGAAACGCTTGCAATCTCTTATAAACGTAGAACTTTTAACGCCCTTTATGGGAATGGAAAAACACGAAGTAATAAGAGGATTTTCAGAAGGTGTGCCTCTTGATAAGACCCTTTCTTGCATTAGACCAAAGAAATCTATGGGTAAGATAATCCCCTGTGGAGTATGTGAAAAATGCAAGGAAAGACAAGAGGCACTTAAACACCTATTACTTTGA
- a CDS encoding SDR family NAD(P)-dependent oxidoreductase, which yields MKRAIITGVRRIGYEIAKSLLEKGWSVGLVYKGSEHVYKELRESFGDRVYGVRADLSLWQEAEGSTRELVQLLGGVDALLHLSSPYEPTPIESLREEDLDYHFKPIAQAFVVMCKEVFPYMLKNEGRTKGRIIAFGDWATNTTPYRNYSAYFLAKGALHTAVKVLAKEFAPHVLVNAIALGPTVKPPDFSEEKWQEYVNKTPLKRTVSIKDVVKLTELLLEVESMTGEIIMLDSGRHISGECS from the coding sequence ATGAAGAGAGCCATAATAACAGGTGTGAGAAGGATAGGTTATGAAATAGCTAAAAGTCTTCTTGAAAAGGGTTGGAGTGTAGGTCTTGTCTATAAGGGCTCTGAGCATGTCTACAAAGAGTTGAGAGAATCCTTTGGAGATAGAGTTTATGGAGTTAGAGCGGACTTAAGCCTTTGGCAGGAAGCGGAAGGTTCAACAAGAGAACTTGTGCAGTTGCTCGGTGGTGTTGATGCCCTTTTGCATCTCTCAAGCCCCTATGAGCCTACGCCTATTGAGAGCCTAAGAGAAGAAGACTTGGACTATCACTTTAAACCCATAGCTCAAGCCTTTGTAGTAATGTGCAAAGAGGTCTTTCCTTATATGCTTAAAAACGAAGGTAGAACAAAGGGTAGAATAATTGCTTTTGGCGATTGGGCTACAAACACTACACCCTATAGAAACTACTCGGCTTACTTTTTAGCAAAGGGTGCTTTGCACACAGCGGTAAAGGTGCTTGCCAAGGAGTTTGCACCTCATGTGCTTGTAAACGCCATAGCTCTTGGTCCTACTGTAAAACCTCCAGACTTTTCTGAAGAAAAGTGGCAAGAGTATGTAAACAAAACACCTCTTAAGAGAACTGTATCTATAAAAGATGTAGTTAAACTTACAGAACTCCTTCTCGAAGTGGAAAGCATGACAGGAGAAATTATTATGTTAGACAGCGGGAGGCATATATCAGGTGAATGTTCATAA
- the bioD gene encoding dethiobiotin synthase translates to MAIIICVRSVLITATDTGVGKTFISYNLVYALKERGIRVGYLKPVETDVKEVPADGSLLASLTGQSLEEAVPVRYKLPLSPYAGILEEGKDFSLDALRERYEKLLEKYEFLVVEGAGGVAVPIKRSYDYAKLAKDWGLKTILVARAGLGTINHSFLSWYYMKSMGVEPFVIIMNGFEGKDISERTNPNIVEELTGVKVIKIPKIQELLLPAEYRSLLAELVGF, encoded by the coding sequence ATGGCTATAATTATATGCGTGAGGAGTGTTCTTATAACTGCCACAGATACTGGTGTTGGTAAAACCTTTATTAGCTATAACTTAGTTTACGCCCTCAAAGAGAGAGGCATAAGGGTTGGCTATTTAAAGCCCGTTGAAACAGACGTCAAGGAAGTTCCTGCTGACGGTAGCCTCTTAGCTTCTCTCACAGGTCAGAGCCTTGAAGAAGCAGTCCCAGTAAGATACAAACTTCCTCTCTCTCCCTATGCTGGAATTTTGGAGGAAGGAAAGGACTTTTCCCTTGATGCCTTGAGAGAGCGTTATGAAAAACTTTTAGAAAAGTATGAGTTCCTTGTGGTAGAAGGTGCAGGTGGTGTTGCAGTGCCTATAAAAAGAAGCTACGATTATGCAAAACTCGCAAAGGACTGGGGATTAAAGACCATACTTGTTGCAAGGGCAGGTCTTGGGACGATAAACCACAGCTTTCTAAGTTGGTATTACATGAAGTCTATGGGCGTAGAGCCTTTTGTGATAATTATGAATGGCTTTGAAGGTAAGGACATCTCCGAGAGGACAAACCCAAATATAGTGGAGGAGTTAACGGGTGTAAAGGTTATAAAAATTCCAAAAATACAGGAGCTTTTGCTACCTGCGGAATACAGGTCTTTACTTGCTGAGCTTGTCGGGTTCTAA